A genomic window from Lycium barbarum isolate Lr01 chromosome 4, ASM1917538v2, whole genome shotgun sequence includes:
- the LOC132637760 gene encoding uncharacterized protein LOC132637760: protein MSDHRVLFRVTLKKNSKECKAITLMNGRVLEEVPPKNKKKLDAELIPAQRTEPEKSPEIVMQQSERVVTIPPPPFPQRFQKQNIDAACKNILDILKQVHINIPLVELLQEVLKYAKYIKNIVTNKRHWTEFVTKALNEGCSSRVRSKIPPKQKDPGSFTISITIGNIKLADTSLAYPDGIIEDALVKVGHFIQPIHFIILDYEADKNVPLIMGRRFLAAVDTELKMTTVVEPEHMIVELDYFQASRDPLEIALLYGEDLVDDETVEECLTLLTLLMHRYDPTHCLRS from the exons ATGTCAGACCACAGGGTGCTCTTCCGAGTGACACTGAAAAAGAATTCGAAAGAATGCAAAGCAATCACCTTGATGAATGGTAGAGTACTTGAAGAGGTACCACCAAAGAATAAAAAGAAGTTAGATGCCGAACTAATTCCTGCCCAAAGAACTGAACCTGAAAAGAGTCCCGAGATAGTCATGCAACAGTCTGAACGTGTAGTAACTATACCACCTCCACCATTCCCACAGCGCTTTCAGAAACAGAATATAGATGCAGCCTGTAAGAATATTCTTGACATATTGAAGCAGGTACACATCAACATTCCTTTAGTAGAGCTCTTGCAAGAAGTTTTGAAATATGCTAAGTACATCAAGAATATTGTTACAAATAAGAGGCACTGGACAGAATTTGTAACTAAGGCACTTAATGAGGGGTGTAGTTCCAGAGTGAGGAGCAAGATTCCACCAAAGCAAAAAGATCCAGGTAGTTTCACTATTTCTATCACTATTGGTAATATCAAG CTAGCTGATACATCTCTTGCATATCCCGATGGTATAATTGAAGATGCTCTTGTGAAGGTGGGTCATTTTATTCAGCCAATTCATTTTATTATCCttgattatgaggcagataagaATGTCCCTCTCATCATGGGAAGAAGATTCTTAGCGGCTGTTGATACG GAATTGAAGATGACCACAGTTGTGGAGCCTGAGCACATGATTGTAGAGTTAGATTACTTTCAAGCTTCTCGAGACCCTTTGGAGATAGCATTGTTGTATGGTGAAGACTTGGTGGACGATGAAACAGTCGAGGAGTGTCTTACATTATTGACACTTCTTATGCA